A genomic stretch from Chitinivorax sp. PXF-14 includes:
- a CDS encoding pirin-like C-terminal cupin domain-containing protein has protein sequence LNEPVVGYGPFVMNSQAQIAEAIDDFNSGQFGRMPG, from the coding sequence TTGAACGAGCCGGTGGTCGGCTACGGCCCCTTCGTGATGAACAGCCAGGCGCAGATTGCCGAGGCGATCGACGACTTCAACAGCGGCCAGTTCGGCCGCATGCCGGGCTAG